ATTACAGACAAATTGTAaatcctctgtaccatgtgacccagaagaagaatgattttgaatgggtccctgagcaacgacaggcatttgaacaaactaaacgggagatagttcatgctgcagCCTTTGGTCCGGTCCGGTCAGGCTAAGATGTTAAAAACGTCCGCAggcggggagaatggcccaacctggagtctctggcagaaagcaccaggggagactcgaggtcgacccctggggttttggagccagggatacaaaggatctgaggcccactatactcccactgaaaaagagattctggcagcatatgaaggcgttcgagctgcttcagaagtggtgggcactgaagcacagctcctccaagcaccacgattgccggtcctgggctggatgttctaAGAGTGGGTCCTCTATaggcatcatgccaccgatgctacgtggagtaagtgggtcgcgctgatcacccagcgggcctgaatgggaaaccccagtatCCCGGGAAttttggaggtaatcatggactggccagaaggcaaagattttggagaatctccagaggaggaggtgacacgtgctgaagaggccccactgtataaccagctgccagaagataagaaacagtatgccctgttcacggatgggtcctgtcgcattgtggggaagcagcggaggtggaaggctgctgtatggagccctacacgacaagtcacgtaaactgccgagggagaaggtgagtccagccagtgtgcagaggtgaaagccatccagctggctttagatattgccagttgagagaagtggccagggCTCTATCTTGACACctactcctggatggtggccaatgccttgtgggggtggctgcagcaatggaagaagaacaactggcatcGCAGAggtaaacccatctgggctgccccattgttgCAAAATATTGCTCGCTGTCTGGAGCAattggttgtaaaagtgtgtcatgtggacacccacgtccctaagagtagggccactgaggaacatcaaaacagccaccaggtagatcaggctgctaagattgaagtggctcaggtggatctggactggcaacataagggtgaactctttatagctcggtgggcccatgacacctcgggccaccaaggaagagacccAACATACATATGGGCTCGTGACCgaagggtggacttgaccatggacaccattgcgcaggttatccatgaatgtgaaacatgcgctgcaatcaagcaagccaagtgggtaaagcctcagtggtatggaggacgatggctaaaatataaatacggggaggcttggcagattggctacatcacactgccagaaacccgccaaggcaagcgctatgtgctcacaatggtggaggccaccaccggatggctggaaacctaccctgtgccccatgccaccacccagagtaccatcctgggcctggaaaaacaagtcctgcggcaacatggcacccccaaaagaactgagtcggacaacaggactcagtttcgtaacagcctcatagacacctgggccaaagaacatggtaggGAGTGAGTGTATCACaccccctaccatgcaccagcctctggagaaatggaacggtacaatgggctgctaaaaaccaccttgagagcaatggggtGTGGGACTTTGAAAATCTGGATACTCATTCAGGAAAGGCCACCTGTTTGGTTAACACCAGAgaatccaccaaccgggctggtcctgcccaatcaaaacctcagcgccccatagaaggggataaaggcacatgtggaacatgttagggaagacggtttgggtcagttcTGCCttaggcaaaggcaagcccgtccgcgggattgcttttgctcaaggaccagGTTGTAcatggtgggtaatgcggaaggatggggaagtccaatgtgtacctcatggggatttcattttgggtgagaattgtccataaataaataaattgtgtaaaattaattgttaaataaccctgtcactgtctgttatcactgttataattgttgtattttgtaccagtagtagcatagtaagaatcgtccagattaaagaaggatggactttttgatgaaaactagcagagcacagcgatgatgggactggacctggttttcaacaactggcacccagcaacttcatcgagatcaacatctccaacctgcagactgtgggcacgggccgcaccagatatatCAGCAGTGAgttccggatgcagcaagtgactgcccatcaccacacatcacctctcctgccacagaagaccatgacgacagatggagcccgaagtcgtggattaaatgaactcaacggaccctttagagtgatgatccatagactaagggaatgatatgtggagacaggagaagtggtggtgatcaagtggacagtgggggacctgggcatgatgtagatggtatggaataaggggtggataatgtcctgggtttggccaggacagggttaattttcaccagaattcaggaaggggcacagcccggcggtctgaccccacctggacaaacagagcagggcattccataccatgtgccatcatgttgCATTCCtttgggggggagaggggtggggggaactcactcgcaccTCGGGAGCGCACGGATCCGGTTcggtctgggagagcggctctcagTGTTGTGCGAtttatgttgtgttttctccttatctgtatcgttgtagTTGCTGTtacctttgtttgctgttctgttaaactgccattatcctgacccaccagtttctgcctgttttctttccattctcctccgcagcaTGGCGGGGGGAGGGATGGCcttgtggcgcttttgttgctggccacagccaaaccataacaataaaAAAGTCATGCTTCATCTTTCCTAAAAGCCCCTTTCATCGATTGAAAGACTGCAAGgatgtctccctggagccttcatttcttgaggctgaacaaccccaatccTCTTAGTCTCgcttcatagaagaggtgttcccgCCCtccaatcatttttgtggctctcctctggacctgctccaacaggtccatgtcgttcttgtactggggaacccagagctggacacagtgctccaggcgGGTTCTCACAGGAGTGGAGTAGAGAGGGAGAATCACATCGCTCATGGTTTTCCTTAGGCTGCCCAGGATACAGTCAACATTCTGGGCTCCAAGAGCACATTACTGGCCCACGTCCAAGTTTTCACTGATCGATATCCTTAAGTCTTTCTCTGCAGGTCTCCTCTCAATCCATCCATCTCCCAGTCTTTACTGACGGTGGGAATttccccaacccaggtgcaggacctcgcATTTGGCCTCGTTgtacttcatgaggtttgcacagacCTACTACTCaagcacacccaggtccttctggatgtcATCCCTTTCCTCAAGTGAATCAACTGTCCTGCTCAGCTTagtgtcctctgcaaacttgctgagggtgcactcaatcccactgacTATGGCGCTGTGAAAGATATTAAATAATACTCGTGCCAGcatggacccttgagggacagtCCTCTTTATTGGTTTCCACttagacattgagccattgactataCCTATTTGTATGTGGTTATCTAGCCATTTCCATATCCatctaacagtccatccatcagaCCCATACCTCTTCAATTTAGCAgcaaggatgttgtgggggacatATCAAAGAACTCACAGAAGTCTGGGTAGACAGCATTCATAGCTCTTGCCTTGTGCACTGATGCAATTACTCCATGGTAAAAGGCCTGTAGATTattcaggcacaatttgccctttgtgaagccatgctggctgtctcagatcATGCTCCCTCTCTTCCATACATGTTGAGTTTTcttccaggaggatttgcttCATGATCTTACAACTGTAGAACACAAATATGGACTTTTGACCGAGGCATTTGATGTCTCACTGTGGAGGGATAAACGACCTGTACGAGCAGTGATGACAGTTCAGCTCTGGAAATTGTGACTGTTATTGGGTGGTCTGTGATGGTCGCCTTGGGACATCTTTCCTGACGTGTACAGTGAACAGTGGGGTCTACAGTGAACCCCCGATCTGGGGGTCCTTCCTATCTCCCCTAGGAGGTCTGGCTGTGCAAAAACACTGCCACATGCTCCCACCCCAAATACTCCACCAAATTAACTGTTTAATCATGTATCCCTCTTGAGGGTCCTTTTCTGGGCTTTATCTTGAGAGAAACTTTGGAAGAAAACCTTAGGTTTCAGGCACTGCGATCCCCTTGTATGATGGAGACTCTGGGATGGAGGTCCGCTCTGCCAAAGAAGTGGCCATTGCCTGTCACTGTCTGCAGTCACAGGTCTGCCACATAAACGGACTGTGACCATGCTGGAAGAGCAATCCTTGCTTACACCATCACAGGGTCTTAGAAAGGGAgagtggaatttaaaaaaaagcagctctggaaagacCAAGCGCTGGTGGtccctggcagtgctgctgtgccCAGACTTTTCCTTTCCAGCTCTGCACAGAGGCACTGCCCCTGCAGCACCAGAAAATGTCTCAGAGAAAGGATCTCAGAAAAAGAAGCCACTGCAGGCTCCTTTATTTCTTAGAAATTAACCGAGAACATGGCTCTTGTTTCAACAGGCTTTCAATAGTCTCTGGTTAACACTAGAAAGGTAGGTACAGAATTGGAAATGGTATGAATAATGAAATTTCTTTGTGTAAAATATTATCACAAGCAAACAATGCTAAAAAAACTcgtgaaacagaagaaacaatgcTAAAAAAACTCGTGAAACAGGACAAAGTGTGAGCCTGTAATAAGATATGAGTGATATGCATAAGATAATGGAGAGTTTattgcttcagaaaaatattcagtcttttctgaagtcttttcTTTTCACACTGTATCCTTGAGTTCCTTGTtgctcatgctgtagatgagggggttcacggCTGGAGGCACCACTGAGTACAGAAATGCCACCAAGAGATCCCGGAATGGGAAGGAGATAGAAGGGGGCTTGAGGTAGGCAAACATGCCAGTGGTGATagacagggagaccacagccaggtgaggcaggcatgtggaaaaggctttgtgccgtccctgctcagaggggatccttagcacagccctgaagatctgcacataggacagcacgatgaaaacaaaacacccaaatccTACTAAGAGACTAACCACAGTaagcccaacctccctgccataagagtgtgagcaggagagcttgagggtctgtggaagttcacagaagaactggtccacagcattgccttggcagagtggtatggaaaatgtattggcagtgtgcagcagagcATTGAGGAACCCACTGGCCCAGGCaactgctgccatgtggacacaagctctgctgcccaggagggtcctgtagtACAGGGGTTTGCAGACGGCAACATAGCAGTCATAGGTCATGATGGTGAGAAGAGAAAACTCTGCTGACATCAAAAAGATAAACAGAAAGAGCTGTGCAGCACATCCCGAgtaggagatggtcctggtgtcccacagggaattggccatggcgtTGGgaacagtggtggagatggagcccaggtcagCGAGGGAccaggaagaagtacatgggggtgtggaggcggtggtcacaggctacggtagtgatgatgaggccgtttccaaggagggcagccaggtagatgctcaggaagagccagaagtgcaagagctgcagctcccatgtGTCTGCGAATGTCAGGAGGAActcggtgatggagctgctgttgaaCATTTGCTTCCTGTGCTCATGGGTACCTGTCCAAGGAGGAAAAGGCAGTGAGATGATAGGGAAGAATTCTGTAAGAAATAGCTAAGCCATTTCCCATAAAATCCTATGCTGCCACGCACACCAACTCTTTTTGCCTTTCTAGACCTTCCTGCAGCTCTGTAGCTGGAGTTCTGGTTGGGTCAGTGTATGGTGAGGAGTAGGGGTTCTGCCTGCTGTTGGACGAGgtgtcagtcctgctctgcaacagTGAGTTCATGGGAAAGGTGGGGGCAGAGGACGGTGCTAGTGTTTGATGTTGTCATGTTTGTTGAGGGGTTGTTTTTATAGATCCCTTCCATCTCCCCTGGGGAGGGTGTTTGGGTGTCAGAAATCCTCAGTATCTCCCCTGCAGCAGGGTTTTGCTTAgcatttccctccctccctgccgatGTTTCTACTGCctgcagctgtccctgccagaagTTGTTTCTCCAGCCCCATGTCTCTTCCCTGCCAGcgctcacagaccccagcccagaccctgtgtgcccagctctacCATGCAGCCTCTGTGTGTGTACAGGGGCTAACGAGCaggtcacacaaaccctgatgaaactggAAAGGAGACGCCGTTTTTATCTGTTGGCTGGTGGGGGTGaaggcacttgctgaggttcccAGTAAAACCCAGGGTGATGGTTTAGGGGTCTCAGCCAATTCTCTAACCTGCACATCTGAGTTTCCATTCCCACCAAGCCGagccaaagaaaagcagaagcataGATTCAGGAGACCACAGACTCAAGCAGGAAACCCTGCTCTGACCGTACTCATGAAAAGTCCCCTCAGAAATGACCTGGGCATGAGCTGGATCTGAGAGCTGCGCTGTCTCACTCAGCTCGCtctcaacagcagaagaaacCTGCCAGGGATCACTCCTTCCATCGTCATCTTCTCCCCACAACACCGAGAGGAGTTCCCTGGGCAGAGtgaagggcagccctgggcacccctggctgcacacccagATTTACGCCCTGCACaagtccctgggagaaggcagctatCACGTGCTTTCCCTCTGATAGTTGTGCAGGGAAACCCTGCTCTGGGGCACATCCTCTTCCGCTTCACTACAAAAACTGTCAGAGTCCTCCTGAAAGATCCCATAGGCTCTGGGATGTGCCAGCTCTAGGAGATCCCTCTCAGGAACATAAGGTGAATTGCGCTGCATCCAGAGACTCACCATGCAGAGTGCTTTGAAGATCTCTCCTTCAGTGAGGTCTCAGCCACCTTCCCATTCCTGACTGCCTTTAACCCGTGTCTATCTCTCTCTTTTCCCCTCAGTTCTTGCAAGCAGtaccctcagccctgctgtgctttgcagagaagTTACTCCAGGGCAGAGTTATCTCTGTGCAGCTCTGCCCACTttccatgagctccctccatcccatgAGCACAGCCCAGATCAGCAGCAGAGAGCTAGCCTGAGGCAGCATTTTTTCTGCTCCCTCTTGTCTCCCTCCGGGTAtccctggggctccaggggaaaCTGCTGTGAAACACACTGAAATAATCCCTGATGTTCCCACACCCAGCCAGGGAGAGACACTCCTTTGCAGCAGTGTTATTCTCTTTTCTGAGACAGAGTAAGTTCTTAAAATCACCTTTTTGTCATATGATTAGGCAGGACATGCAGATAATGAAGGACAGGGATCTTCTTGACTTCTGATGAGGGATAGGATTCAGCTGAATCAACAGGGGCATCTCCTCCTGCATGTCTATTGTTAGCACTGGAAGGGGAATCAGCTCCCTCCCATGCCTGTCACAAACCCAGAGGAGGTGGGAGTCCTTTTGCCTTCCTTCAGGTGTGCATTAAACAGGCACCTGCATGTGAGTACCTAGTCTCAGCCTCCATGGCGAGTAATGAAGATATAGGTAGGAGCTGGCTGTTCAGATGAAATTGAGGTGCCAGAGGTTGTCCAAGCCATGTGCAAGAGAATTGCATCTGTCCCTATTTACTGTTTTCTTGGCAGCCTATGCTGCACCCATCTGAGCAAATGGTGTCCTGTGTCATTGGGAGAGctatgtttctctctttttttccctcagctgGGTTGATTATATATCCACTGACTGTAATCACAGTTTCCATCCCCACATTGCCTAATCAAATTCTGGACAGTTACTCTATTTTATGCAAATGGAGGCCTTCAGCATTATGTGAGATGCCAAGGCTGTCACATACAGCTCCATGTGGCGGACAGGTCCAGCAGAGCAAAACCATCCCAAATCTAGGTGGGTGTGTGACACATGTCATGGTCAGCAGCACTGAAGGGCAGCAGAGGTCAatacagctggtcttcaaggagAGCATTCTCCAAGCACAGCAATCTTCTGTGTCAAAACCCAGTTGAAACTTGAAAAGGAAGTGAAGGGCATCATAATAAGTTATTGCTATTTCGGCAACAGTTCAGGAAGAACTGAAAGGAATGTGTGGTCAGAACTGCATTTAGTAAGAGTAGGCATAGATAAATCTGAGATACTTCATGTCCTATTTGTCTTGTATTTTACCAAGTTTTCCTAAGCTCTTGTGCTTCAAGGCAGGACTCCAGAGGAAAACAGCTAATAGTGGATAGGGATGAAATCAGGGGCTACTTAAGAAAACTAAAATGTGACCAGTGAAAAGGAACTGCACGTATAAATCTGTATGTATGCAAGAGTCAAACCACTGAGAGACATCAAAACCCCCAGCAGATgaatcaggctgccaagactgaagtgggtcaggtggatttggactggcaacataggGGTGAATTCTTCATAGCCTGGTGGGCCcctgacacctcaggccaccaaggaagagacacaatATATAGATGGACTTGTGACAGAGGGGTGAAACTGACTATGGACACTGTCGCTCAGGTAGTCCATGAAGGcaaaacatgtgctgcaatcaagcagtCCAAGTGAGTAAAGCCtctgtggtatggaggatgatggctgaaATACTAAAAGGGGGGGCCTGACAGATCCGTtatatcacactcccacaaacccgccaaggcaagcaccatgtgctcacaatgatggaagcaaccaccagatggctggaaacatatgTCTTGTCCTATGCCTCCACCCCAAACAGTATCTTCAAAAGCAGGTCCTGTGGTGAGGTGGCAACCCCAAAAattccccatagtgcacatgaaGAAGATGTTAAGCaaaacagtctgggttagtcctgccactGGGAAAGGCATATCCACCCATGGGATTATTTTTGCTCATGGACCCGGGTGCActtgggggggtcggggggggacaATGCGGAAGAATGGGCAATTCTGTTGCGTACCTTATGTGGATTTGATATTTGGTGAGAAAAGCCAATAATTTCAACTTTGTGATGTTAATTGCTGTATAACACTGTATGTCTTTATTTCTACCCATTGCCATATGCCATATCAAAGGCATATCAATAACTCCAGATGCAGTGTGCGACACTCCAACACTACACACCATCCTCCTGCTGCGCCCAGTGTCACCTGCCCGCTGCATTGCACCGAAGCCCAGCTCTGATCTGCCGGCTGCGTGGACTTCGTACCAtatctcctgccctgaaagactgttatgacaaaTGGAGCCCATCTTTATTTGGTtatggactaaatgaactcagcagacattttagagggataGTTTGTAGACTAACAGAATGGTATCTGTGTCTATATATCAAACGACAGcaaaagtggtggtgatttattggaaagtgtgggacaTGAGCATGATGTATATGGTAAAGATTAAGGAGTGGATCACATCCTGGTgttggctgggatagagctaattttcctttcagtagctgctgtggtttggatttagaatgagaagaatgttgatatacactgatgttttcagttgttgctaagaaatcaaggaattttccagtttctcagaTTCAGTTAATGATCGGGTctgcaggagctgagagggaCCATAGCCAGAGAGCAAGCCCAAGTGGCatatggaaatattccacaccatggaTGTCTTCCTCACTTTACAAATGGATGTTTTCTGGGGGGGGCagcaatcctttttttttgttgtctttcccATGAGTTTGAACCTTCTCTTTTGCGGGAGAtggaacttttccaggagttcagtctttttccatgagtttggcaaGTTATGCAAAATTCGTAAGTTTGGCAAAATCCACAAAATTtgtgagctccaggaaacccacgggttccatgatcactgctcgGGATCTGGCTATGCAACTGTTTGTCGAGCGGTACTGAGAA
The nucleotide sequence above comes from Opisthocomus hoazin isolate bOpiHoa1 chromosome 38, bOpiHoa1.hap1, whole genome shotgun sequence. Encoded proteins:
- the LOC104335378 gene encoding olfactory receptor 14C36-like, with product MANSLWDTRTISYSGCAAQLFLFIFLMSAEFSLLTIMTYDCYVAVCKPLYYRTLLGSRACVHMAAVAWASGFLNALLHTANTFSIPLCQGNAVDQFFCELPQTLKLSCSHSYGREVGLTVVSLLVGFGCFVFIVLSYVQIFRAVLRIPSEQGRHKAFSTCLPHLAVVSLSITTGMFAYLKPPSISFPFRDLLVAFLYSVVPPAVNPLIYSMSNKELKDTSIFVFYSCKIMKQILLEENSTCMEEREHDLRQPAWLHKGGMGLMDGLLDGYGNG